In one window of Bacteroidota bacterium DNA:
- a CDS encoding cell division protein ZapA, whose translation MEDDKLSIRVNVTDRYYPLKIERKDEEKIRKAARLINEKVLQYKQKYIDKDIQDFLAMAALQFVIRMLECEEKLEVLPVIENMKELNQELDEFIKGESNK comes from the coding sequence ATGGAAGACGATAAACTATCTATACGTGTTAATGTTACAGACAGATATTATCCATTGAAGATTGAAAGGAAGGATGAGGAAAAGATCAGAAAAGCAGCTCGACTCATAAATGAAAAAGTTCTGCAGTATAAACAGAAGTATATTGACAAAGATATTCAGGATTTTTTAGCGATGGCTGCGTTACAGTTTGTGATCAGGATGCTTGAATGTGAAGAGAAGCTTGAAGTGTTACCTGTAATAGAAAACATGAAAGAATTAAACCAGGAATTAGATGAGTTTATAAAAGGAGAGAGTAATAAATAA